Proteins from one Falco naumanni isolate bFalNau1 chromosome 10, bFalNau1.pat, whole genome shotgun sequence genomic window:
- the FADD gene encoding FAS-associated death domain protein isoform X2, translating to MDPFLALLHHFSTRLSSRELDSLKFLCWGKIGKRKLESVESGGDLFSILLEQQLITSTDVSFLQGLLVSIEREDLVSQLKQFVEEGEVTSPEDEPDVHEKRLQKAAIEVIHENVGRDWRMLMRKLGLSEVKLDRIVAAHPFSLQEQVVQALREWQKWKGKDAKC from the exons ATGGATCCCTTTCTGGCCCTGCTGCACCACTTCTCCACCAGGCTGTCGAGCAGGGAGCTTGATTCCCTCAAGTTTCTCTGCTGGGGGAAGATTGGGAAAAGGAAGCTGGAGTCGGTGGAGAGCGGCGGGGATCTCTTCAGCATCCTCCTCGAGCAGCAGCTGATCACAAGCACCGACGTGTCGTTTCTTCAGGGTTTGCTTGTCAGCATCGAAAGGGAAGATCTGGTCTCTCAGCTAAAGCAGTTCgtggaggaaggagaagttACCTCACCTGAGGACGAACCTGATGTGCACGAAAAAC GTCTTCAGAAGGCAGCTATTGAAGTCATACATGAAAACGTTGGGAGAGACTGGAGAATGCTGATGCGAAAACTTGGCCTTTCTGAAGTGAAACTGGACAGGATAGTGGCAGCCCATCCGTTCAGCTTGCAGGAGCAGGTGGTTCAGGCGCTTCGAGAGTGGCAGAAGTGGAAGGGAAAAGATGCAAAG TGTTGA
- the FADD gene encoding FAS-associated death domain protein isoform X1, with product MDPFLALLHHFSTRLSSRELDSLKFLCWGKIGKRKLESVESGGDLFSILLEQQLITSTDVSFLQGLLVSIEREDLVSQLKQFVEEGEVTSPEDEPDVHEKRLQKAAIEVIHENVGRDWRMLMRKLGLSEVKLDRIVAAHPFSLQEQVVQALREWQKWKGKDAKVTDLIKALRDCHMNLVADRVEQKLLPLNNGTR from the exons ATGGATCCCTTTCTGGCCCTGCTGCACCACTTCTCCACCAGGCTGTCGAGCAGGGAGCTTGATTCCCTCAAGTTTCTCTGCTGGGGGAAGATTGGGAAAAGGAAGCTGGAGTCGGTGGAGAGCGGCGGGGATCTCTTCAGCATCCTCCTCGAGCAGCAGCTGATCACAAGCACCGACGTGTCGTTTCTTCAGGGTTTGCTTGTCAGCATCGAAAGGGAAGATCTGGTCTCTCAGCTAAAGCAGTTCgtggaggaaggagaagttACCTCACCTGAGGACGAACCTGATGTGCACGAAAAAC GTCTTCAGAAGGCAGCTATTGAAGTCATACATGAAAACGTTGGGAGAGACTGGAGAATGCTGATGCGAAAACTTGGCCTTTCTGAAGTGAAACTGGACAGGATAGTGGCAGCCCATCCGTTCAGCTTGCAGGAGCAGGTGGTTCAGGCGCTTCGAGAGTGGCAGAAGTGGAAGGGAAAAGATGCAAAGGTGACTGACTTAATAAAAGCTCTTCGGGACTGTCATATGAATTTGGTGGCAGACAGAGTTGAGCAGAAGCTCTTGCCGCTGAACAATGGAACCAGGtga